From a region of the Vidua macroura isolate BioBank_ID:100142 chromosome 25, ASM2450914v1, whole genome shotgun sequence genome:
- the LOC128818926 gene encoding microtubule-actin cross-linking factor 1, isoforms 6/7-like, which produces MGKPLSRPDCLRQNRTCLGKGEDEDGYIEDCYVPQRSIYDTMRINEQIDQGSKLNQLSKSTLGKGDGSTISSNGTLGAANVFESRPPEPKKLDERVIFDQLKLSSDVSKPAPAPPKRRPNPEKKENVNRRSWKSFMPPNFTEFAERMGASLSEVSEAGASNPSLRDKRDSSAMLAEQPGQPDHGEPMSESLTLEHVSKSSGTAEALAAKQFSVDGYGGPRDERQALLNAGDSRVRDLARARRLPSATWPRARKNFIRGNFNDGHQETLEASESDSTVENVNLSPCLSEELLDTGLDILITSNLREKTESELRFEEDERWVMMEEWEEATLSERGKAVLVAEEKRSCCLADISEEREQSTAPEDGSAPSPGTSRSCTSPGGGGGACCTEDVAVQCGVEDFAPVLERSTSPTGPELSDTDSVQMFLELEEQCLDEDGGDGAVPSCLEIQMSPMDSEGLDPDSAKLARLVVEGGQHRAPLDISASDSAVVSDLEDFDVTCSSQVLSTLEPLTEPFSERDTLAVTPTDSDGGASPSPVAMAGLGSLLDPPSPALVGEADPDPLVDPEFVAGGMPCPGTGAHPAAGLGGDGYPSAPVGWGEDNQDLLSEGTCPGRVSPCQPPAPDTAMEGLGSPPRHSQAGVEAMDPFRTHHLLPGRTEVANWDVPELVSEDEATDLGSGSGAEGWTHPAGSGDVCCGSLLPFHAGSASEPGSKAPTTFPVPVEDPPWEMVSLGRALSLEGAAHIEGCPIEVAVTHGGTPAAILQPGDVDLLFAPSWEVPCPASPAAPEELPGTLSIAGPAIPWDFGELSAPAHPLSAGDVAVLEPQAQGLPPATGDPTMDAEEPPGAATTAMPLMVEELLEAPPPFADVPVATVPPPAAEPLSSGAGDLSGDPVPLVVALGDTDDFAIMVVPPILEHLPAEAVALEDDPVTSLPAAGVAAWEGPPGAFSPLPEGPTTPELLGTPFATAPRAQTLPRAVLRGPLRPHSCGGALALCPSEGEGTSGTEGPLGAALMAEGPPALPDGFVPDNEVFVAQAPAAGASGTEIALFCTPGMGGRWEPTQ; this is translated from the coding sequence ATGGGCAAACCACTGAGCCGGCCAGACTGTTTACGGCAGAACCGCACTTGCCTGGGGAAGGGCGAGGATGAGGATGGTTATATAGAGGATTGCTACGTGCCCCAGAGATCGATATACGACACGATGAGAATTAACGAGCAGATCGATCAGGGATCGAAGCTCAACCAGCTCTCCAAGAGCACCCTGGGCAAGGGGGATGGCAGCACCATATCCAGCAACGGGACTCTGGGAGCTGCCAATGTCTTCGAGTCCAGGCCGCCGGAACCCAAAAAGCTGGATGAGCGAGTCATCTTCGACCAGCTGAAGCTCAGCAGCGACGTCTCCAAGCCGGCGCCGGCTCCGCCAAAGAGGCGACCGAACCCCGAGAAGAAGGAGAACGTCAACCGGCGCTCGTGGAAGTCCTTCATGCCGCCCAACTTCACCGAATTCGCGGAAAGGATGGGGGCTTCGCTGAGCGAGGTGTCGGAGGCGGGCGCTTCCAACCCTTCCCTGCGGGATAAGCGGGATTCCAGTGCCATGCTCGCCGAGCAGCCGGGCCAGCCCGACCACGGCGAGCCCATGTCGGAGTCTCTCACCCTGGAGCACGTCTCCAAGTCGTCTGGCACGGCAGAGGCTCTGGCGGCCAAGCAGTTCAGCGTGGATGGCTATGGTGGTCCCCGGGACGAGCGCCAGGCCCTTCTGAACGCCGGTGACAGCCGTGTCAGGGACCTGGCCAGGGCCCGCCGgctccccagtgccacctggCCACGAGCCAGGAAGAATTTCATCAGGGGGAACTTCAACGATGGGCACCAGGAGACCCTGGAGGCCTCCGAGTCGGACTCTACAGTGGAGAACGTCAACCTCTCTCCGTGCCTTAGTGAAGAGCTGCTGGATACGGGACTGGATATTCTCATCACCTCCAATCTCAGGGAGAAAACGGAGTCTGAGCTGAGATTTGAGGAGGACGAGCGCTGGGTGATGATGGAGGAGTGGGAGGAGGCGACGCTGTCAGAGAGAGGAAAGGCTGTTCTGGtggcagaggagaagaggaGCTGTTGCTTGGCAGATATTTCTGAAGAAAGGGAACAATCCACAGCTCCAGAGGATggctctgcccccagcccgGGGACCTCCCGGTCCTGCACGTCCCCTGGGGGTGGTGGCGGCGCGTGCTGCACGGAGGACGTGGCGGTGCAATGTGGGGTTGAGGACTTTGCTCCAGTTTTGGAGCGCTCAACCAGCCCCACGGGCCCCGAGCTGTCTGACACAGACTCGGTGCAGATGTTCCTGGAGCTGGAAGAGCAGTGCCTGGATGAGGACGGGGGTGAtggagctgtccccagctgcctgGAGATCCAAATGTCCCCAATGGACTCAGAGGGGCTGGACCCAGATTCGGCCAAACTGGCCAGGTTGGTGGTTGAAGGGGGTCAGCACAGGGCCCCCTTGGATATCAGCGCCTCGGACTCTGCCGTTGTGTCAGATCTGGAGGACTTTGATGTCACCTGCAGCTCACAGGTGCTGAGCACGCTGGAGCCCTTGACAGAGCCCTTCTCAGAAAGGGACACCTTGGCTGTCACCCCGACGGACTCGGACGGAGgggcctcccccagccccgtggccatggcagggctggggtcccTCCTGGACCCTCCCTCCCCAGCGCTGGTGGGGGAGGCTGATCCTGACCCACTGGTGGACCCGGAGTTTGTGGCTGGTGGGATGCCatgtcctggcacaggggcacaTCCAGCTGCTGGACTGGGAGGAGATGGATACCCCAGTGCTCCGGTGGGGTGGGGTGAAGATAACCAAGACTTGCTTTCCGAGGGGACTTGTCCTGGCCGAGTgtccccctgccagcccccagctccaGACACAGCGATGGAGGGGCTGGGGTCCCCCCCacggcacagccaggctggcgTTGAGGCCATGGATCCATTCAGGACCCATCACCTTCTGCCTGGAAGGACTGAGGTCGCCAACTGGGATGTCCCAGAACTGGTTTCTGAGGATGAAGCCACAGATTTGGGATCAGGGAGTGGAGCTGAGGGCTGGACTCATCCAGCAGGGAGTGGGGATGTTTGCTGTGgttctctgctgcctttccacGCTGGCTCTGCATCAGAGCCAGGCTCCAAGGCTCCGACAACATTCCCAGTGCCTGTTGAGGACCCCCCGTGGGAAATGGTTTCCCTGGGCCGTGCCCTGTctctggaaggggctgcccacaTAGAGGGGTGCCCCATAGAGGTGGCTGTCACACACGGGGGGACACCAGCAGCcatcctgcagccaggagaTGTGGACTTGTTGTTTGCCCCCAGCTGGGAGGTCCCAtgtcctgccagcccagccgCCCCTGAAGAGCTTCCTGGCACATTGTCCATTGCAGGGCCTGCCATCccatgggattttggggagctTTCTGCTCCAGCCCACCCACTTTCAGCAGGAGATGTGGCTGTCCTGGAGCCTCAGGCTCAGGGGTTGCCACCAGCCACTGGGGATCCTACCATGGATGCTGAGGAACCTCCAGGAGCCGCCACCACTGCCATGCCCTTGATGGTGGAGGAGCTTCTGGAAGCCCCACCACCCTTTGCTGACGTGCCTGTTGCCACTGTGCCACCACCAGCGGCCGAGCCACTCTCCTCAGGTGCCGGGGACCTCAGCGGTGACCCCGTGCCATTGGTAGTGGCCTTGGGGGATACAGATGACTTTGCCATCATGGTTGTGCCGCCCATCCTGGAGCACCTGCCCGCTGAAGCGGTGGCTTTGGAGGACGACCCCGTTACGAGCTTACCTGCAGCAGGGGTGGCAGCTTGGGAGGGTCCCCCTGGTGCCTTCTCACCCCTCCCAGAAGGTCCcaccaccccagagctgctggggacaccCTTTGCCACAGCACCCAGGGCACAAaccctccccagggctgtgttGAGGGGCCCCCTCCgtccccacagctgtgggggTGCCCTTGCCCTCTGTCCCAGCGAGGGAGAGGGGACATCGGGCACGGAAGGACCCCTCGGCGCCGCTCTCATGGCAGAAGGGCCCCCTGCTCTCCCAGATGGATTCGTTCCAGATAACGAGGTATTTGTTGCTCAGGCTCCCGCAGCCGGGGCTTCAGGCACAGAAATCGCTTTATTTTGCACtccagggatgggtgggaggTGGGAGCCCACTCAGTAA